In Vibrio hippocampi, a single genomic region encodes these proteins:
- a CDS encoding Y-family DNA polymerase, which produces MALWLYLHFPTLQLDTVFHDDKECAIAIVDGRQHQVVQANATAVAQGVQLGMGLGSAAALCQDLQLHPYDAQSELTRLTDLAQWLYVITSDICLCPSNGLLIKATNMLSLYGGVESYWQAMQQHLQAMKVHFNYSTGLSPLCAMMMAKQARNWIEDDPIALKQAMKRYPLSCSELPNKQVEKLQRVGLQTIEDLLAIPLPDIAKRFDIDLVNYVGRLIGQFKHPVDFYHPPERFRQYLELLFDIENIDWLQKPLARLFAQLETFLKLRDKVAFELLLTLHQRDHTDTSVHFYSAQGDYLANQWQELSKLTLESIKLEAPVNGLTLAIVRADQLTVNEHDLFSGEKGALTGLELISKLQAKLGSQAVTSLQLTEDPRPEYATLPLAPDKIHPMKASDHLHKKLRPSLLYTQPMPLQQPVDLVLGPERIVSGWWDDHPIKRDYYIARSPQGQWLWIFRTDDKQWFVHGQFS; this is translated from the coding sequence GCTTTATTTACATTTTCCCACCTTGCAGTTAGATACTGTTTTTCATGATGACAAAGAGTGCGCTATCGCCATCGTGGACGGTCGTCAGCACCAAGTGGTACAAGCTAACGCTACCGCAGTCGCACAAGGCGTGCAGTTAGGTATGGGGTTGGGCAGTGCGGCAGCGTTATGCCAAGATCTACAACTCCACCCTTATGATGCTCAAAGCGAGTTGACGCGTCTTACCGATCTAGCGCAATGGCTTTATGTGATCACTTCCGATATTTGTCTCTGTCCCTCTAACGGTTTATTAATCAAGGCGACCAATATGCTGTCACTTTATGGGGGCGTAGAGAGTTATTGGCAAGCGATGCAACAACACCTCCAAGCGATGAAGGTACACTTCAATTACTCCACTGGCTTATCGCCTCTCTGCGCCATGATGATGGCAAAGCAGGCTCGTAACTGGATAGAAGATGATCCGATAGCACTTAAACAAGCGATGAAGCGCTACCCATTAAGTTGCAGTGAATTGCCCAATAAACAGGTAGAAAAGTTACAGCGTGTTGGTTTACAGACCATTGAAGACCTACTCGCGATTCCTCTGCCAGATATTGCTAAGCGATTTGATATCGATTTGGTGAACTATGTCGGCAGGCTGATCGGTCAATTTAAGCATCCTGTCGATTTTTATCACCCACCAGAGCGGTTTCGCCAATATCTTGAGTTGCTGTTTGATATAGAAAATATCGATTGGCTACAAAAGCCGCTTGCTCGGTTGTTTGCTCAGCTAGAAACCTTTTTAAAGTTACGCGATAAGGTTGCGTTTGAGTTATTACTGACTCTGCATCAAAGGGATCATACCGACACCAGCGTCCACTTCTATTCTGCACAGGGAGACTATCTCGCCAATCAGTGGCAAGAACTCTCCAAGTTAACGCTAGAGAGCATCAAACTTGAGGCTCCTGTTAATGGCTTGACGCTGGCTATCGTTCGCGCTGATCAGCTAACTGTCAACGAACACGATCTGTTTAGTGGTGAGAAGGGTGCGCTAACGGGTCTGGAATTGATCTCTAAACTGCAAGCAAAACTGGGCAGTCAAGCGGTAACCTCATTACAGCTTACCGAGGACCCACGACCAGAGTATGCCACTTTACCGCTCGCGCCAGACAAGATTCACCCCATGAAAGCAAGTGATCACTTACATAAGAAGCTTCGTCCTAGCTTACTTTACACTCAGCCGATGCCTTTGCAGCAACCCGTCGATTTGGTGTTAGGACCAGAGCGTATTGTCAGTGGTTGGTGGGATGATCACCCAATTAAACGCGACTATTACATCGCGCGCTCTCCACAAGGACAGTGGCTATGGATCTTTAGAACTGATGACAAACAGTGGTTTGTTCACGGTCAATTTAGCTAA
- a CDS encoding chemotaxis protein CheV: protein MSSVLSSVDQRTQLVGENRLELLMFNLNSRQTFAINVFKVKEVLKLPSLTVLPGSHPSITGVATLRGVSVPVIDLRKAIGFPASEEKNSDSNLIITEYNRSVQGFLVGEVKNIVNTAWTEIQPPPKTVGPANYLTAITKVTEDDQVRLVEIIDVEKVLAEIIDYDVTISDEVLDRSLLPHLAGKKILIVDDSSTARNQVKATLSQLGVEIIECYDGAMALNLLKQWCDEGIDLYGQLLMMITDAEMPEMDGYKLTHEVRNDPRMKDLFITLNTSLSGSFNDAMVAKVGCDKFISKFQPDRLVEVVQERMSQLI, encoded by the coding sequence ATGTCAAGCGTATTAAGTTCTGTTGACCAACGCACACAGTTAGTTGGCGAGAATAGATTAGAGCTGTTGATGTTTAATTTAAACAGCCGACAGACTTTTGCCATCAACGTATTTAAAGTCAAAGAAGTGTTAAAGCTGCCGTCACTTACAGTATTGCCGGGTTCTCATCCCAGCATCACTGGTGTTGCGACTTTACGTGGTGTTTCTGTCCCTGTTATTGATTTACGCAAAGCGATCGGTTTTCCAGCGAGTGAAGAAAAAAACAGTGATAGCAATTTGATCATTACGGAATATAACCGTTCAGTGCAGGGCTTTTTGGTAGGTGAGGTCAAAAATATCGTCAATACGGCTTGGACTGAGATTCAGCCACCGCCAAAAACGGTAGGGCCAGCAAACTATCTCACCGCGATCACCAAGGTGACCGAGGACGATCAAGTTAGACTGGTTGAAATCATTGATGTGGAAAAAGTTTTGGCAGAAATCATCGATTATGATGTCACCATTTCTGATGAAGTGCTTGACCGTTCATTACTGCCTCACTTGGCGGGCAAAAAGATATTGATCGTCGATGATTCATCGACAGCTCGTAACCAAGTGAAAGCGACCCTAAGCCAACTAGGTGTTGAAATCATCGAGTGTTATGACGGTGCAATGGCGCTTAACTTGCTAAAGCAGTGGTGCGATGAGGGCATTGATCTTTACGGTCAATTACTGATGATGATCACCGATGCAGAGATGCCAGAAATGGATGGTTACAAGCTCACGCATGAGGTTCGTAATGATCCACGCATGAAAGATCTGTTTATCACACTGAACACCTCACTGAGTGGTAGTTTCAATGATGCCATGGTCGCCAAAGTGGGTTGTGATAAATTTATTTCTAAATTTCAGCCAGATAGATTGGTTGAAGTCGTGCAAGAGCGCATGTCTCAGCTGATTTAA
- a CDS encoding error-prone DNA polymerase: MQYAELFCQSNFSFLQGASHAEELVLQAEFLQYHALAITDECSVAGVVRAHTAIKQHQLGIKQIVGSMFWLNAECQFVLLCPNRPAYAELCRIITNARRRCAKGEYQLSEWDVMSLRHCLVIWLPTGQQSDHHWGNWLLRHHQPRVWLGVQRHLLSNEHHYIEHCQTLSRELDLPITACGGVLMHTATRLPLQHTLTAIKHNTQVDQVRSQLLVNSERSLRPKTKLAKLYPQAWLEQSVLIAKRCQFELSSLRYEYPSELIPAGSTPMQHLRALVEQGKQQRFPDGVPDAISHTISKELSLIEEMNYPFYFLTIHDIVMFAKQQGILYQGRGSAANSIVCYCLEITAVDPRQISVLFERFISKERDEPPDIDVDFEHERREEVIQYIYQKYGRERAALAATVISYRFKSAVRDIGKALGIHETQLDHFIKNINRRDRAQGWQAQIIELGLKPESMKGQQFIELVNDILGFPRHLSQHVGGFVISSGPLYELVPVENAAMHERTVIQWDKDDLESLGLLKVDVLALGMLSAIRKCFTLIKQHYGQTLTIADITRRQDDARVYQMIQNADTVGVFQIESRAQMSMLPRLKPANYYDLVIQIAIVRPGPIQGDMVHPFLKRRNGQESIDYPSEEVREVLSRTLGVPIFQEQVIKLAMVAAGFSGGEADQLRRAMAAWKKNGDLAKFRHKLIDGMQNRGYDNAFAERLFEQICGFGEYGFPESHSASFAVLAYCSAWLKYYYPAVFYTSLLNSLPMGFYSASQLLQDAKRHNVMVRPVCVNQSLYQHQVTPIDGQLAIQLGLRQINGLSESAANKLVAHRPCKGYIAISQIKQLGLNRRDLELLASANAMAAIAGNRYATRWAMMDNLDELPLFQSQVAKAEDFHHRPSEIEDMLEDFTSTNISLNQHPITLLDRAGKLGKFTRMKQLVDKPHKSLVTVVGTVTGKQSPGTAGGVTFFTLEDDSGNINVVVWRATARAQKQAYLTAKVLKVKGILEREGNVTHVIAGQLIDMTPLLSELKVTSREFH, translated from the coding sequence ATCCAATACGCGGAATTATTCTGTCAAAGTAACTTCTCTTTTTTGCAAGGCGCTTCCCATGCTGAGGAGTTGGTGCTGCAAGCGGAGTTTCTGCAATATCACGCACTGGCGATTACCGATGAATGCTCAGTTGCCGGTGTGGTAAGAGCCCATACCGCCATCAAACAGCATCAGCTAGGGATTAAACAGATTGTTGGCAGCATGTTTTGGCTTAATGCGGAGTGCCAGTTTGTTTTACTCTGCCCCAACCGTCCCGCTTATGCGGAGCTATGCCGCATCATCACCAATGCAAGACGCCGCTGTGCCAAAGGTGAGTATCAATTATCTGAATGGGATGTGATGTCGCTGCGTCACTGTCTCGTGATCTGGCTGCCGACAGGTCAGCAAAGTGATCATCATTGGGGAAACTGGCTGCTAAGGCATCACCAGCCGCGCGTTTGGTTGGGTGTTCAGCGGCATCTATTGTCAAATGAACACCACTATATCGAGCATTGCCAAACGCTATCACGCGAACTGGATCTGCCAATCACCGCGTGTGGCGGTGTGCTGATGCATACTGCGACACGACTCCCTTTGCAGCACACCTTGACCGCAATTAAGCACAATACTCAAGTTGATCAGGTACGCAGCCAGTTATTGGTCAACAGCGAACGCAGCTTAAGACCCAAAACCAAACTCGCTAAGCTCTATCCCCAAGCTTGGCTTGAGCAGAGTGTATTGATCGCTAAGCGTTGCCAATTTGAGCTTTCTTCGTTGCGCTACGAATACCCAAGTGAGTTAATTCCTGCGGGCTCAACACCAATGCAGCATTTGCGAGCATTAGTCGAACAGGGTAAACAGCAGCGCTTTCCTGATGGTGTGCCGGATGCCATTTCGCACACCATCAGTAAGGAACTCTCTTTGATTGAAGAGATGAACTACCCTTTCTACTTTTTGACCATCCACGACATTGTTATGTTTGCCAAGCAGCAAGGGATCCTTTATCAAGGCAGAGGCTCTGCCGCCAATTCGATTGTCTGCTACTGCTTAGAAATCACCGCCGTCGACCCTAGACAAATTTCGGTACTGTTTGAACGCTTTATCAGTAAGGAGCGTGATGAACCGCCCGATATTGACGTCGATTTCGAGCATGAGCGGCGAGAAGAAGTCATCCAATATATTTATCAGAAATATGGTCGTGAGCGTGCCGCACTGGCAGCGACGGTGATCTCCTACCGATTTAAAAGTGCGGTTCGCGATATCGGCAAAGCACTCGGTATTCATGAGACACAACTGGATCACTTTATTAAAAATATCAACCGCCGCGATCGGGCTCAAGGTTGGCAAGCGCAGATCATTGAATTGGGGTTAAAACCGGAATCCATGAAAGGTCAACAATTTATTGAGTTAGTGAATGATATCCTCGGCTTTCCACGTCATCTTTCGCAGCATGTTGGTGGCTTTGTGATCTCTTCCGGCCCTTTATACGAGCTGGTTCCGGTCGAAAACGCTGCGATGCATGAGCGCACAGTAATTCAGTGGGATAAAGATGACCTAGAAAGCCTTGGCTTACTGAAAGTCGATGTATTAGCACTGGGCATGTTAAGCGCTATTCGTAAGTGTTTTACCTTGATAAAACAGCACTATGGGCAGACGCTCACCATTGCCGATATCACGCGACGACAAGACGATGCCCGTGTTTATCAGATGATACAAAACGCCGACACTGTCGGAGTTTTCCAGATTGAATCTCGAGCGCAGATGAGCATGCTACCCCGCCTTAAACCCGCCAATTATTATGATCTAGTGATTCAGATTGCTATTGTCAGACCGGGACCTATTCAGGGAGATATGGTGCATCCGTTCTTAAAACGTCGTAATGGACAAGAGAGCATCGACTACCCGTCTGAGGAAGTTCGGGAAGTCCTATCGCGCACCTTGGGAGTGCCGATCTTTCAAGAGCAGGTCATAAAACTGGCTATGGTCGCGGCAGGGTTTAGCGGCGGTGAAGCCGATCAACTACGACGGGCAATGGCGGCATGGAAAAAGAATGGCGATCTGGCTAAGTTTCGTCACAAGCTGATCGATGGAATGCAGAACAGAGGTTACGATAATGCCTTTGCAGAACGACTGTTTGAGCAGATCTGCGGATTTGGTGAATATGGGTTTCCCGAAAGCCATTCCGCTTCATTTGCTGTTCTAGCTTATTGCAGCGCTTGGCTAAAATACTATTACCCTGCGGTGTTTTATACCTCATTGCTGAACAGCTTACCGATGGGCTTTTATAGCGCCTCTCAGCTACTGCAAGATGCCAAGCGCCATAACGTTATGGTTCGTCCTGTTTGTGTGAATCAGTCGTTGTACCAACATCAAGTGACGCCGATTGATGGGCAACTTGCTATACAACTTGGGTTACGACAGATAAATGGCTTAAGTGAGTCGGCAGCGAATAAGTTGGTCGCTCACCGTCCCTGCAAGGGTTATATCGCGATTAGCCAAATCAAGCAGCTCGGTCTCAATCGCCGTGACTTAGAGCTATTGGCTTCTGCGAATGCGATGGCTGCGATTGCTGGTAATCGTTATGCGACTCGCTGGGCAATGATGGATAATTTGGATGAACTCCCCCTGTTTCAGTCACAAGTGGCTAAAGCGGAAGATTTTCATCATCGTCCCTCTGAAATTGAAGATATGCTGGAGGATTTTACCTCAACTAATATCTCGCTAAACCAACACCCCATCACCTTGCTAGACCGTGCAGGTAAGCTCGGCAAATTCACCCGAATGAAGCAGTTAGTCGACAAACCACATAAATCTTTAGTCACCGTTGTCGGTACTGTCACGGGTAAACAATCGCCGGGGACGGCAGGAGGGGTCACTTTTTTTACCCTTGAAGATGACAGCGGTAATATCAATGTCGTTGTATGGCGAGCGACAGCACGCGCACAAAAGCAAGCCTATCTCACGGCTAAGGTACTCAAGGTTAAGGGAATACTAGAACGTGAAGGCAACGTCACTCATGTCATTGCTGGGCAGTTAATTGACATGACACCTCTGCTCAGTGAGCTAAAAGTAACCTCAAGGGAGTTTCATTAG